In Propionicimonas paludicola, a single window of DNA contains:
- a CDS encoding O-antigen ligase family protein, with product MAGRPKRQPLTPRLAVAAAVVIGGVLPLATSFSPTDSTMAAWLLVATIGLVLGSLAAARGALPRQVSYALLAALAAFAVACALSATPLLSFLGRYPRFDGLVAVAGYGLALSVGARIFGPTLSAPSRIFADSMAVAAIVTAVVSAVQAIVRPDERVIGLLGNSSILGAWCVAALSILGWRLVAERRVLWLVGFAGAVISLALSASRAAWAGAAVALLAVLILRRFTEQAPRWWIVATALAGLAAVIFLLPSGQARLVGSTPFASATIGGRLLLWGDSLSLVAAHPILGVGPSRFVDALGLFHTTQWAAAVGPYAPPDSPHNLELQLLASTGWLGLVAVAALVGVIGWTMWRRRPWSVAQAAAVTAALGVAVTYQFSYTDPVTLIVVLLAVGGAVADPPGDRPRLGRVWPVLVLAWLAAAGYLYGSALLAEARLSAAVTAAQPDPAAIADVAATRSWDPDLAVRAGRAINQLAEQGGSDAAPAVALLSRTCDQVPDSTECLQALGDALTLGGDPRSAVGALQRALTLDPMNVDTLLKLGIAQAESDDASAAEQSFRRAAQLRPSAAEPWDDLTALFRRQGREQDAADAQRQADSRR from the coding sequence GTGGCAGGTAGACCAAAGCGGCAGCCACTGACTCCCCGCCTCGCGGTCGCCGCTGCGGTGGTGATCGGTGGCGTCCTGCCGTTGGCGACCAGCTTCTCGCCCACCGACTCGACAATGGCGGCATGGTTGCTGGTGGCGACCATCGGCTTGGTCCTGGGATCGCTCGCTGCGGCCCGTGGCGCCCTGCCTCGTCAGGTCAGTTACGCCCTGCTGGCCGCGCTCGCGGCCTTCGCCGTGGCCTGTGCGCTGAGCGCGACGCCGCTCTTGTCCTTCCTCGGCCGGTATCCGCGCTTCGACGGGCTCGTGGCCGTCGCCGGCTATGGGTTGGCATTGAGTGTCGGAGCTCGGATCTTCGGCCCGACGCTGTCGGCGCCCAGCCGGATCTTCGCCGACTCGATGGCCGTCGCCGCGATAGTCACTGCAGTAGTCAGCGCCGTTCAGGCCATCGTGCGCCCGGACGAACGGGTCATCGGCCTGTTGGGCAACTCCTCGATCCTGGGGGCCTGGTGCGTCGCTGCCCTGAGCATCCTCGGCTGGCGCCTGGTCGCCGAACGCCGAGTGCTGTGGCTGGTCGGCTTCGCGGGTGCGGTGATCTCGCTGGCGCTGTCGGCGTCCCGGGCGGCCTGGGCGGGCGCGGCTGTCGCGCTGCTGGCGGTACTGATCCTTCGGCGCTTCACCGAGCAGGCGCCACGCTGGTGGATCGTCGCCACCGCCCTCGCCGGACTCGCTGCGGTGATCTTCCTGCTGCCGTCCGGTCAGGCGCGCCTGGTGGGATCCACTCCGTTCGCATCAGCCACGATCGGCGGACGCCTGCTGTTGTGGGGCGACTCGCTGTCGTTGGTGGCGGCGCATCCGATTCTCGGGGTGGGCCCGTCCCGCTTCGTCGATGCCCTCGGGCTGTTCCACACCACGCAGTGGGCGGCTGCCGTGGGCCCCTACGCGCCGCCGGACTCGCCGCACAACCTGGAGCTTCAGTTGCTGGCCTCGACGGGCTGGCTCGGCCTCGTTGCGGTCGCGGCGCTGGTCGGCGTGATCGGCTGGACGATGTGGCGCCGGCGTCCGTGGTCGGTTGCTCAGGCAGCGGCAGTGACCGCGGCGCTCGGGGTCGCGGTGACCTACCAGTTCTCCTACACCGATCCGGTCACGTTGATCGTGGTTCTGCTGGCCGTGGGTGGTGCGGTTGCCGACCCGCCTGGAGACAGGCCTCGGCTCGGCCGGGTGTGGCCCGTCCTCGTGTTGGCGTGGCTGGCTGCCGCCGGCTACCTGTACGGCTCGGCGTTGCTGGCAGAGGCCCGGTTGAGCGCAGCGGTGACGGCTGCACAGCCCGATCCGGCCGCCATCGCGGACGTGGCCGCGACCCGGTCCTGGGATCCTGATCTGGCCGTTCGTGCCGGCCGGGCGATCAATCAGCTCGCCGAGCAGGGCGGATCGGACGCGGCACCCGCGGTGGCGTTGCTGAGCCGCACCTGCGACCAGGTGCCGGACTCCACCGAGTGTCTCCAAGCCCTCGGGGACGCGTTGACGCTGGGTGGCGATCCGCGGTCGGCGGTCGGGGCGCTGCAGCGAGCCCTGACGCTGGATCCGATGAACGTCGACACTCTCCTGAAGCTGGGGATCGCGCAGGCCGAAAGTGATGACGCGTCCGCCGCCGAGCAGTCCTTCCGGCGAGCCGCCCAGCTGCGTCCCTCCGCGGCCGAGCCATGGGACGATCTCACGGCGCTGTTCCGAAGGCAGGGCCGCGAGCAGGATGCCGCCGATGCCCAGCGGCAGGCCGACTCCCGGCGTTGA
- the orn gene encoding oligoribonuclease, giving the protein MNDKLVWIDCEMTGLDLHTDALIEVAALVTDAELNVLGDGIQVVIKPPEQALEQMSDFVRGMHANSGLLPLLESGLEMAEAEEKVLDYIRAHVPEVRRAPLAGNTIGTDRAFLARDMPTLEAHVHYRNVDVSSLKELARRWYPRTYHNAPAKNGNHRALADITESIEELRYYREALFVPTPGHATDVLREIAARHQGSLAGERSAPSAD; this is encoded by the coding sequence GTGAACGACAAACTGGTCTGGATCGACTGCGAAATGACCGGTCTCGATCTGCACACTGACGCGCTGATCGAGGTGGCCGCGCTGGTCACCGACGCCGAGCTGAATGTGCTGGGCGACGGCATCCAGGTGGTCATCAAGCCTCCGGAGCAGGCCCTGGAGCAGATGTCCGACTTCGTCCGTGGCATGCACGCCAACTCCGGGCTGCTGCCGCTCCTGGAGAGCGGCCTGGAGATGGCCGAGGCCGAGGAGAAGGTGCTCGACTACATTCGCGCGCACGTCCCCGAGGTGCGCCGGGCGCCACTGGCCGGCAACACCATCGGCACCGATCGGGCCTTCCTGGCTCGCGACATGCCCACGCTGGAGGCACACGTTCACTACCGCAACGTCGACGTGTCGAGCTTGAAGGAACTGGCCCGGCGCTGGTACCCGCGGACGTATCACAACGCTCCGGCCAAGAACGGCAACCATCGGGCACTGGCCGACATCACCGAGTCGATCGAGGAGCTGCGCTACTACCGCGAAGCACTGTTCGTCCCGACCCCCGGCCACGCCACCGACGTGCTGCGCGAGATCGCGGCTCGGCATCAGGGTTCACTGGCCGGCGAGCGCTCGGCTCCGTCCGCCGACTGA
- the ppk2 gene encoding polyphosphate kinase 2, whose protein sequence is MAKKPALDATPLDLEVNLREFIDELVAKGYSVTGGEGADPQLIDPGGRAVLTWQEDYPYHELMDRETYEQEKYLLQIELLKLQYWGQDTGLRNIIVFEGRDAAGKGGTIKRFTEHLNPRAARVVALAAPNDRERGQWYFQRYIQHFPTEGEIVLFDRSWYNRAGVERVMGFCSDEEYEVFMRQAPEFERMIVDAGIHLTKFWFSVTQREQRTRFAIRQIDPVRRWKLSPMDLESLGRWDAYTAAKDAMIAATDTDHAPWMSVRSNDKKRARLNAMKFFLSQFEYEDKNYDVVGTPDPRIVHRARDIKAD, encoded by the coding sequence ATGGCCAAGAAACCGGCATTGGATGCGACGCCGCTCGACCTCGAGGTCAACCTGCGCGAGTTCATCGACGAACTGGTCGCCAAGGGTTACTCGGTGACCGGCGGCGAAGGCGCCGACCCGCAGTTGATCGACCCGGGTGGCCGGGCCGTCCTCACCTGGCAGGAGGACTACCCCTACCACGAGCTGATGGATCGCGAGACCTACGAGCAGGAGAAGTATCTGCTTCAGATCGAGCTGCTCAAGCTGCAGTACTGGGGCCAGGACACCGGGCTACGCAACATCATCGTCTTCGAGGGACGCGATGCGGCCGGCAAGGGTGGCACCATCAAGCGCTTCACCGAGCACTTGAACCCGCGTGCTGCTCGGGTGGTGGCCCTGGCCGCGCCGAACGACCGTGAGCGCGGCCAGTGGTACTTTCAGCGCTACATCCAGCACTTCCCGACCGAGGGCGAGATCGTCCTGTTCGACCGGTCCTGGTACAACCGGGCTGGCGTCGAGCGAGTGATGGGCTTCTGCTCCGACGAGGAGTACGAGGTGTTCATGAGGCAGGCACCCGAGTTCGAGCGGATGATCGTGGACGCCGGCATTCACCTGACCAAGTTCTGGTTCTCGGTCACCCAGCGGGAGCAGCGGACGCGCTTCGCGATCCGGCAGATCGACCCGGTACGGCGCTGGAAGCTCTCCCCGATGGACCTGGAGTCGCTGGGCCGCTGGGACGCCTACACCGCGGCCAAGGACGCGATGATCGCGGCCACCGACACCGACCATGCGCCGTGGATGTCGGTGCGCAGCAACGACAAGAAGCGGGCCCGGCTGAACGCCATGAAGTTCTTCCTCAGCCAGTTCGAGTACGAGGACAAGAACTACGACGTGGTCGGGACGCCCGATCCTCGGATCGTCCATCGTGCCCGGGACATCAAGGCCGACTAG
- a CDS encoding SRPBCC family protein, which translates to MKTLRRVLVVLGLAAAFRSWHTGWGATPDERSEPLPGDELPVSAFGMRATRAIDIDAAPKQVWGWIVQIGTGKAGWYSYDLLDNLGRPSATALLDEWQQVAVGDPAASMNPFGPIEDSPWTVGLVEPNQTLLWRNAAAGTWVWVLRPRAGGGTRLISRIRIGYNSPSGLAFAPILELGDFPMFRKMLLGIKARAEDSLSQNHR; encoded by the coding sequence ATGAAGACGCTGCGACGAGTTCTGGTGGTGCTCGGTCTGGCTGCGGCTTTCCGCAGCTGGCATACCGGCTGGGGTGCGACTCCGGACGAGCGGAGCGAGCCCCTGCCCGGCGACGAGCTGCCGGTCTCGGCCTTCGGTATGCGCGCCACTCGGGCCATCGACATCGACGCTGCGCCGAAGCAGGTGTGGGGTTGGATCGTCCAGATCGGCACCGGCAAGGCCGGCTGGTACTCCTACGACCTGCTGGACAACCTCGGACGTCCCAGCGCCACCGCACTCCTGGACGAGTGGCAGCAGGTCGCGGTCGGCGACCCGGCGGCCTCGATGAACCCCTTCGGCCCGATCGAGGACTCGCCGTGGACGGTGGGGCTGGTTGAGCCGAACCAGACGCTGCTGTGGCGCAACGCCGCGGCCGGTACCTGGGTCTGGGTGCTGCGCCCTCGCGCGGGTGGGGGCACCCGGCTGATCAGCCGGATCCGGATCGGCTACAACTCTCCTAGTGGATTGGCTTTCGCCCCGATCCTGGAGCTCGGCGACTTCCCCATGTTCCGCAAGATGCTGTTGGGCATCAAGGCTCGCGCCGAGGACAGCCTCTCCCAAAACCACCGCTAG
- a CDS encoding GNAT family N-acetyltransferase: MRYDLSPEVQLRSLVAADAVVFAAWGKDRVFCEHADWSLGTSAAGRRNWWRAMIAEPPPDLIRRAACVSGEVVGYIDLHGSEPDRRELGYLIGGRDRWGRGLGTLVARAGLAYGFEVLGLQTIWAEAVDANAASVAILRRLGMRETGLGAEAEFLGIRSCYRQFELSEAEFAAGSA; this comes from the coding sequence GTGCGCTACGACTTATCGCCCGAGGTGCAGCTCCGCAGCCTGGTAGCTGCCGATGCGGTCGTCTTTGCGGCCTGGGGCAAGGATCGAGTCTTCTGCGAACACGCGGACTGGTCGCTGGGCACGTCCGCCGCCGGACGCCGCAACTGGTGGCGAGCGATGATCGCCGAGCCCCCACCGGACCTGATCCGCCGTGCCGCATGTGTGTCCGGCGAAGTCGTCGGCTATATCGACCTGCATGGGTCAGAGCCGGATCGACGCGAGCTGGGCTACCTGATCGGCGGACGGGATCGCTGGGGCCGCGGTCTGGGGACCCTGGTCGCGCGAGCTGGCCTCGCCTATGGATTCGAGGTCCTAGGGCTGCAGACGATCTGGGCTGAGGCAGTCGATGCCAATGCTGCATCGGTGGCGATCCTGCGCCGACTCGGAATGCGGGAGACCGGCCTCGGTGCGGAAGCCGAGTTCTTGGGCATCCGAAGCTGCTATCGCCAGTTTGAGCTCAGTGAGGCCGAGTTCGCTGCGGGGTCGGCCTGA
- a CDS encoding NAD(P)-dependent oxidoreductase, which produces MISPTRLAQIGELPLRPAELGRLAELAGGTLAEAGPDTEVALISTATPLTEDALARLPALRHLALCGTSYGRIDIDAIQRRGISTSNVADYSDETTAEVIFMQLVAVARGYAPVQWRAESHELFGKRLLIVGLGALGSAVAHLGLAYGMQVAHLSRSAKPEWEAKGVRRAVRPSAFGEADVVVVTGPTGAPLISADDLARLHDAILLQASGGRVIDDAAFRDWITRGHNVAIFDLAAGEDVFADYAELPRVVFPRAISGLSDESRQRLGEQVIANVEAAMGRA; this is translated from the coding sequence ATGATCTCACCGACACGTCTTGCTCAGATCGGCGAGCTTCCGCTGCGTCCGGCCGAGCTGGGACGACTCGCTGAGTTGGCCGGCGGCACGCTGGCCGAGGCCGGCCCGGACACAGAGGTCGCCCTGATCTCGACGGCCACTCCGCTCACCGAGGATGCCCTGGCCCGACTGCCAGCGCTGCGACATCTGGCCCTGTGCGGGACGTCCTACGGACGCATCGACATCGACGCCATCCAGCGCCGCGGCATCTCCACGTCGAACGTCGCCGACTACAGCGACGAGACCACGGCCGAGGTGATCTTCATGCAGCTGGTCGCCGTGGCCCGCGGGTACGCACCCGTCCAGTGGCGGGCCGAGTCGCACGAGCTCTTCGGCAAGCGGCTGCTGATCGTCGGCCTGGGCGCTCTGGGCTCGGCCGTGGCACACCTCGGCCTGGCCTACGGAATGCAGGTGGCCCACCTCTCCCGCTCGGCCAAGCCGGAATGGGAGGCCAAAGGTGTGCGGCGGGCGGTCCGTCCGTCCGCGTTCGGCGAGGCCGACGTCGTCGTCGTGACCGGCCCAACCGGCGCTCCCCTGATCAGCGCGGACGATCTGGCCCGGCTGCATGACGCGATCCTGCTGCAGGCATCGGGTGGTCGAGTCATCGACGATGCCGCCTTCCGCGACTGGATCACCCGCGGGCACAACGTCGCGATCTTCGATCTGGCCGCCGGCGAGGACGTCTTCGCCGACTACGCCGAACTGCCGCGAGTGGTCTTCCCCCGGGCGATCTCCGGACTGAGCGACGAATCTCGCCAACGACTGGGCGAACAGGTGATCGCCAACGTCGAAGCGGCCATGGGCCGCGCCTGA
- a CDS encoding ethanolamine ammonia-lyase subunit EutB, with protein MFARQSVNGHSYQFDSLVELMAKATPKRSGDELAGAAASSEAERAAAQRALAEVELRTFLNEDVVPYETDEVTRLIIDSHSADAFAPVSHLTVGGLRDWLLDVISRPEPSATLTALAPGLTPEMVAAVSKIMRNSDLIAVARACRVTSAFRTTLGLPGRLATRLQPNHPTDDLRGVAASILDGLLLGQGDAVVGINPAGDSPQVAADLLGMLDEIRTGYQIPMQSCVLAHITTTIGLIEAGAPVDLVFQSIGGTEGTNTSFGVNIDLLREGMAAGQSLGRGSVGNNLMYFETGQGSSLSAGAHLGTGGHPVDQQTLEARAYGLAREFSPLLLNTVVGFIGPEYLYDGKQIIRAGLEDHFCGKLLGVPMGVDVCYTNHAEADFDDMDTLLTLLAAAGVNFVITVPGADDVMLGYQSLAYHDALVIRHALGLKPAPEFETWLAAQGIAEPDGTVRGLELAGSSLLSLAGVVR; from the coding sequence ATGTTCGCTCGGCAGAGCGTGAACGGACACAGCTACCAGTTCGATTCGCTGGTGGAGCTGATGGCCAAGGCCACCCCGAAGCGATCCGGGGACGAGCTGGCCGGCGCTGCGGCATCGTCCGAGGCGGAACGAGCCGCTGCCCAGCGAGCGCTGGCCGAGGTCGAGCTGCGCACCTTCCTGAACGAGGACGTGGTGCCCTACGAGACCGACGAGGTCACTCGGCTGATCATCGACTCGCACTCCGCGGACGCCTTCGCGCCGGTGTCGCACCTGACCGTCGGCGGGTTGCGCGACTGGCTGCTCGACGTGATCAGCCGGCCGGAGCCGTCCGCCACTCTGACCGCGCTGGCCCCCGGCCTGACTCCGGAGATGGTGGCCGCGGTCAGCAAGATCATGCGCAACTCCGACCTGATCGCGGTGGCCCGGGCTTGCCGGGTGACCTCGGCCTTCCGCACCACTCTCGGGCTGCCCGGACGGCTGGCTACCCGGCTTCAGCCGAATCACCCCACCGATGACCTGCGTGGCGTGGCCGCGTCCATCCTGGACGGGCTGCTGCTCGGCCAGGGCGACGCCGTGGTCGGCATCAATCCGGCCGGTGACTCACCACAGGTGGCCGCCGACCTGCTCGGCATGCTGGACGAGATCCGCACCGGCTACCAGATCCCCATGCAGTCGTGCGTGCTGGCCCACATCACCACCACCATCGGCCTGATCGAGGCCGGTGCTCCGGTCGATCTGGTCTTCCAGTCGATCGGGGGCACCGAAGGCACCAACACCTCCTTCGGAGTGAACATCGATCTGCTGCGCGAAGGCATGGCCGCCGGGCAATCGCTGGGCCGCGGGAGCGTCGGCAACAACCTGATGTACTTCGAGACCGGCCAGGGTTCCTCGCTGAGCGCCGGCGCGCACCTGGGCACCGGAGGGCATCCGGTCGACCAGCAGACCCTCGAGGCCCGCGCCTACGGTCTGGCTAGGGAGTTCTCGCCGCTGCTGCTGAACACTGTGGTCGGCTTCATCGGCCCGGAGTACCTCTACGACGGCAAGCAGATCATCCGGGCCGGGCTGGAAGACCACTTCTGCGGCAAGCTGCTCGGCGTCCCGATGGGGGTGGACGTCTGCTACACCAACCATGCCGAGGCCGACTTCGACGACATGGACACCCTGCTCACCTTGCTGGCGGCGGCCGGAGTGAACTTCGTGATCACCGTCCCCGGGGCCGACGATGTGATGCTCGGCTACCAGTCGCTGGCCTACCACGATGCGCTGGTGATCCGGCACGCGCTGGGGTTGAAACCGGCCCCGGAGTTCGAGACCTGGCTGGCCGCCCAGGGGATCGCCGAACCGGACGGCACGGTCCGCGGTCTGGAGCTGGCCGGCTCGTCCCTGCTGTCCTTGGCGGGAGTCGTCCGATGA
- the eutC gene encoding ethanolamine ammonia-lyase subunit EutC, with the protein MSTELTPDPWAPLRATTQARIGLGRAGMSLPTSAVLELQEALAAARDAVHVPLDVPALLPGLAGLGLGEPIVLASQAPDRSVYLRRPDLGRAPAGLDGLPAGDWDLALVIADGLSSKAVSTHAVPTLEALIAGFDPSWTVAPPVLVTQARVAIGDWVGEALGAKTVLVLVGERPGLSVADSLGIYLTHAPRPGRTDAERNCISNIHPPEGLGYAAAAATAIALVRGARALGASGVALKDTGPSAELGG; encoded by the coding sequence ATGAGCACCGAACTCACGCCCGACCCCTGGGCTCCGCTGCGGGCCACCACGCAGGCTCGGATCGGCCTGGGTCGGGCCGGAATGAGCCTGCCGACCTCGGCCGTCCTGGAGCTGCAGGAGGCGCTGGCCGCCGCACGTGACGCCGTGCATGTGCCCCTGGACGTCCCGGCGCTGCTCCCGGGTCTCGCCGGCCTCGGGCTCGGCGAGCCGATCGTCCTGGCTTCTCAGGCCCCGGATCGCAGTGTCTATCTGCGCCGCCCCGACCTGGGCCGGGCCCCGGCCGGGCTGGACGGGCTGCCGGCCGGCGACTGGGATCTCGCCCTGGTGATTGCCGATGGCTTGTCGTCCAAGGCGGTCAGCACACACGCCGTCCCGACCCTGGAAGCGCTGATCGCCGGCTTCGACCCGAGCTGGACGGTCGCGCCGCCGGTGCTGGTGACCCAGGCCCGGGTGGCGATCGGTGACTGGGTGGGTGAGGCGCTGGGGGCCAAGACCGTCCTGGTGTTGGTGGGGGAGCGACCTGGGCTGTCGGTGGCCGACAGCCTGGGCATCTACCTCACCCACGCACCTCGGCCGGGCCGCACCGATGCCGAACGTAACTGCATCTCGAACATTCACCCGCCCGAAGGGCTCGGCTATGCAGCGGCCGCGGCGACGGCGATCGCACTGGTCCGCGGTGCCCGCGCTCTCGGGGCCTCCGGAGTGGCGTTGAAGGACACCGGCCCGTCCGCCGAACTCGGCGGCTGA